One part of the Pelodiscus sinensis isolate JC-2024 chromosome 16, ASM4963464v1, whole genome shotgun sequence genome encodes these proteins:
- the AMZ1 gene encoding archaemetzincin-1 has protein sequence MLQCRHAQEFSFGPRALKDALISTNPALQELYVRAFSSAEKLFLSEAYNPQRTLFCTLLIRTAFDWLLSHPDAPEDFEAFYQSTLRRKQSVCQKHIYLQPIDLIEEPAGVSLLDSLKSCLESFFLGLRVKCLPSVPLSSIRCCFRQSQDSDRAQLHADGILTFLKNNKPLDALCVLGLTLLDLYPCETWSFTFGKSLPGQEVGVCSFARFSGSFPQPDCTALHPAAGREERQEVTEKVRDRPLPFSVLEVVQCCKVTCHEICHLIGLGSCRWLQCIMQGALSLDEALLRPLEPCPVCLRKLQYVVGFKLIERYRKLYAWTQTVLSNWSNQESDLSTSEDILPFSSDSGMCCENDSEPLTSLSEPLTPDTCSQGFSIGQELEHDQQFSSLADTSSQQQLGSTTKSTDIIKDYELWLEMCIVALEKNVSEEELDQVDKTVDALAKWEMFTGQLPTMRKDLPVTRDNAGLRKVLGDKFSSLRRKLSSRKLSKADSSPHRWRWEEN, from the exons atgttgcagtgcagacatgctcAGGAATTCAGCTTTGGGCCCCGGGCGCTGAAGGATGCCCTCATCTCTACCAACCCTGCCCTCCAGGAGCTCTATGTCCGAGCCTTCTCCAGTGCAGAGAAACTTTTCCTCTCTGAAGCGTACAATCCCCAGAGAACGCTCTTCTGCACCCTGCTGATCAGGACTGCCTTTGACTGGCTCCTCAGCCACCCTGACGCCCCTGAGGACTTCGAGGCCTTTTATCAATCCACGCTGAGGAGGAAGCAGAGTGTCTGCCAGAAGCACATATACCTGCAGCCGATAG ATCTAATTGAAGAGCCTGCCGGGGTGTCTCTGCTGGATTCCCTCAAAAGCTGCCTAGAATCTTTCTTCCTGGGCCTTCGTGTCAAGTGCCTTCCCTCCgttcccctctcctccatccgcTGCTGCTTTCGACAGAGCCAGGATTCAGACCGAGCGCAGCTCCATGCAG ATGGGATCCTGACCTTCCTGAAGAACAACAAGCCCCTCGATGCCCTGTGCGTCCTGGGGCTCACACTCTTGGACCTGTACCCCTGTGAAACCTGGAGCTTCACCTTCGGCAAATCCCTGCCGGGACAAG AAGTGGGTGTCTGCAGCTTTGCCAGGTTCTCTGGCAGTTTCCCCCAGCCAGACTGCACAGCCTTACATCCAGCTGCAGGGCGCGAGGAGCGGCAGGAGGTCACCGAGAAGGTCCGAGACCGGCCGTTGCCGTTCAGCGTGCTGGAGGTGGTTCAGTGTTGCAAG GTTACATGTCATGAGATCTGCCACCTGATCGGCCTGGGGAGCTGCAGATGGCTACAGTGCATCATGCAGGGCGCACTGAGTTTGGATGAAGCATTGTTGCGGCCCCTGGAGCCCTGCCCAGTTTGCCTCCGGAAGCTGCAATACGTTGTGGGCTTCAAACTCATCGAGCGTTACAGG AAACTCTATGCTTGGACGCAAACTGTATTGTCTAACTGGTCTAATCAGGAGTCAGACCTGTCAACCTCTGAGGATATCCTGCCATTCAGCTCCGACTCTGGGATGTGCTGCGAGAATGACTCCGAGCCTTTAACTTCCTTATCTGAGCCACTGACACCAGACACTTGCAGTCAAGGCTTCTCCattgggcaggagctggagcatgACCAGCAGTTTTCTTCTCTGGCTGACACAAGCAGCCAGCAACAGCTGGGCAGTACTACCAAGTCCACAGATATCATTAAAGATTATGAACTATGGCTGGAAATGTGCATCGTCGCTCTGGAGAAGAATGTTTCCGAAGAGGAGCTGGATCAAGTGGACAAGACGGTGGATGCCTTGGCTAAGTGGGAAATGTTCACAGGGCAGCTTCCCACCATGAGGAAGGATCTGCCCGTCACTAGAGACAATGCAGGGCTAAGGAAAGTCCTTGGAGACAAATTCTCTTCCTTGAGGAGGAAACTAAGCTCTAGAAAACTGTCCAAAGCGGACTCTTCCCCTCATCGTTGGAGGTGGGAGGAAAATTAG